The segment CTCCTCGCCCACGTCGTCGAGCACGTCGACGCCGCCACCGCCGACGAGATCCTCCGCACGTACCTGCCGTACGTGCGCCCGGGCGGCGCGGTCCACGTCGTCACCCCGCAGGAGCGCGGCCAGGCCTTCGACCCCACGCACGTGCGCTTCTGCGACTTCGACGTCGTGGAGGCGCTGCTGCGCGACCACGGGCTCGCGGTCGAGCGGCGCTACTCCTTCCCCTTCCCGCGGTGGGCGGGGTCGCTGTTCGTCTACAACGAGTTCAACGTCACCGGCCGCCTGGCAGGTCCGTGACCCCGCCGCCGGACCCGGGGGCCGCGCGCATCCGCCGGGACCACACGAGGTAGGCCGCCCGGCGCAGGCCGGCCGTGCCGACGGCGCGCAGGGACCCGAGCCGGGCGTCGGCGGCCGAGACGGCCTCCGGCCAGTCCGCGTGCACGCGGGCGTGCAGGCGGGCCGCCTGCCGGGCCTGCTCGCCGGCCAGGGCGACGCTCCACTGCGTCGCGCTCACGCGGAAGGCGGCGAGGACCTCGTCGAGGGCGACGAGGTCGCCGTGGCGCAGCGCGCGCACGTACAGGTCCTGGTCGATGAGGTAGGGGTCGCGGGCCGACCAGCCCCCCACGGCCCGCACGACGTCGGTGCGCAGCAGGACGCACGCGGGCTCGCCGAGCAGGTTCGTGCCGGCCCGGACCGTCGCGCGGACGGCCTGCGCGCCGGGCACCCGCCCGCGCAGCGGGCCGAGCCCGCGACCACGCACGAGCACCCGGTCCGCGGGGTCCACGAGGTCGCGCCGGCACGCGGCGAGGACGGCGCCGGGCTCGGCCCGCAGCGCCGCCACCTGGCGCTCCAGGCACGTCGGGGCGAGCAGGTCGTCGCCGCAGACGAGCTTGACGAGCTCCCCCCGCGCCTCGTCGGTCACCCGGTTCCAGTTCCGCTCCGCGCCGCCGCCGGCCTCGGTCCGCAGCAGCCTGACCCGCGGGTCGTCGGCGTACGGCTGCAGCCGCTCCCACGTGCCGTCGTCGGAGGAGTGGTCGGCGACGACGACGTCGAGGTGGCGGTAGGTCTGCCGGAGCACGGAGTCGAGGGTCCGGGCGACGTAGCGGGCGTTCCGGTACGCGGGGACGACGACGGAGACGAGCGGGTCGGTGCTCACGCGGCCTGCTTCCTGCGGAAGGAGAAGTACTTGTGCCCCACGTAGCTCATGAGCGCGGTGACGAAGACGACGAGCAGCTGGCTGGGGATCACCGGCAGCCCCGCGACCTCGACGAGCAGCGGCAGGGCGAGGAGGTTGACCCCGAGCGCCCCGAGGTAGACGGTCTCGAAGCGCAGCAGGTCGAGGAGCACGTTGCCCCGCACCCGGAACACGAGGCGCCGGTGCAGCACGAAGGCGCACAGCACGCTGACGACGTGCGCGGCGAGGAGCACGACGAGGTAGTGGGCGACCCGCCCGAGCGTGAGCTGCAGGCCGACGAAGGCGACGGTCCCGATGAGCGTGTTGACGGCGCCGACGCCGACGAAGAGGACGCGCTCGTCCCCGGCGAGCCGGCGGGCGCGCGCGAGCCGGCTCGGTGGGGGCGGGGCGTCCGGCACGTGGCGAGACGGTAGTTCATGTGCGGTCGGGCGGCCCTCACCCGACCGCGGCGCCGACGAGCAGCACGCCCTGGCCGACCGCCTGCACGAGCACGGACCGGCGCCACGTCGCCCGCACGGCGGCGACCTCCAGCCGCGCCCCGCGCGGGAGCACCGCCGACAGCGACGCGGCGAGGTGCGTGGCGTGCACGGCGAGCAGGCTGAGCGCGTCGCGGGCGTCGAGACCGCCGCCCGCGAGGACGGCGAGCAGGCCGAGCCCGAGCACGACCGGGGTCGCGAGCGGCAGCGACGGGCGCCACGCCACCGCCAGCGCGAGCAGCACGGGCAGGAGGGCGGGCAGCGGCGAGCCGCCGGGCCAGTCGCGGCCCGCCACCTGCGCCGCCGCGCCCAGCGCGGCCGCGAGCACGAGGACGAGGCGCGGCACGAGGCCGGAGACCGTCCGCCCGGTGCCGGCGGGTGCGGGGCTCACCCGGCCCCCGCCCGGACGCGCTCGCGCACCAGGCGACGCGTGGCGAGCGGCAGGTCCGCGCCCGCCGGCAGCACCGGGACGCCGGCCCGGGCGAGCGCGGCCAGCCGCGCACGCCGCTCGGCGAGGACGAGCGCGAGGGCCGCCGCACCGGCGGGGCCCCGCCGGTCGGCCACGAGGTCCTCCGGCATGCAGTCGACGCCGACGGTCGTGCGCCCGTGCCGGCGCAGCGCGAGCGCGAGGTCGCCGACCCGGTCGTCGAGGAACGGCGACAGGACGACCACGAGCGCGCGTCCCGGCACCTGCTCGAGCAGCCGGCGGGGCAGCGTCGTGGCCGCGTACCCGGCCCGCCCGCCGACGGCCGTCCCGCTCGCGGTGGTGCCCGCGAGCGCGACGCGGAGCCGGCGCAGGTGGCGGCGACCGGCGCCGGCTCGGACGGACGCGGCGGGCACGGTGAGGTCGACGGTCGCGACCCGGTCCCCGGCGTGCAGGTGCGCGGCCGCGAGCGCCGCCGCCGTGGTCACCGTGAGGTCGAGGCTGCTGCCGGGCTCCACCGCCCCACCGGCGAGGACGACGGGCACGGACCACGAGGCGACGTCGCGACCGAGGTCGCCGCGGGTGTCGAGCAGGAGCACGACGTCGCCGTCGGCGTCCACGGACGTGCGCCGCACGTGAAGGCGCAGGCCGTCAGGGCGCTGCCCGCGCCGGGCGGTGGCCCGCCAGTCGACCGCCCGCAGCCGGTCGCCGGGCCGGAACTCGTCGACGGCGTGCAGGTCGCTGCCGTCCCCCGCGCGCCGCGTCCGGTGCGGGCCGACGACCGTCGTGCCGCGGGGCGGCAGCGGCCCCGCGGCGGCGGGCGGCACGGCGGGCACGACGAGCACGTCGCGGACGGCGCCGGCGCTCGGACCGACGGCGAGGTGGCCGTCGGCGGCCACGAGCAGCGTGTCCGGCCGCGTGACGGCGTGCCGGCCCCACGTGCCCGGGTCGAGCCGGCCCGTGAGGGTGCGCGGGCGGCGGCCGACGGCGAGCGCGACCGGACCGTCCGGCGCGACGACGACGGCGAGGTCGCCCCCCGGCACCGCGGGCACCTCGAGCCGCACGTCGACGCCCTCGCCCACGGCCCCCGTCCGCGGCACCCGGACGTCCGCCACCACCGTGGCCGGCGCCTCGCGCGGGCGCAGGGCGAGCGCGGCCGTCAGCGCGAGGGGGACGGCGAGCGCGGCCGCCTCCGGGGAGCCGAGCACGGCCCCCGCACCGAGGCCGCCCAGCCCGAGGGCGACCGCGCGGCGCAGGGCCGCGGTGGGGCGCCAGCGGGCCGTCACGCCGTCACCGGGTCGGCACCGTCGCGGGCGTCCGGACGGAGCCGAGCACCTCCTCGACGACCGCGGCGGAGGTCACGCCGCCGGACCACGTCTGCACCCCGAGCACGAGGCGGTGCCCCAGGACCGCGGGCGCCGCGGCCTTGACGTCCTCCGGCAGCACGACGGTGCGGCCGTCGAGGACCGCGAGACCCCGGGCCACGAGCAGCAGCGCGAGGCTCCCGCGCGGCGACGCGCCGACCTCGACCGCGGAGTGGGCCCGGGTCGCCGCGGCGAGGGCGACGCAGTACGCGGCGAGGTCCGCCTCGACGTCGACCTGCTCGACGCCGGCCTGCATCCGGCGCAGCGTGCCGGCGTCCACGACGCGGGGGACCTCGACCGCCTCCTGCCGGCGGCCGACCCGCCGCAGCAGCACGTCGCCCTCCTGCGCCGCGTCGGGGTAGCCGACGGCGAGGCGGACGAGGAACCGGTCGAGCTGCGCCTCGGGCAGCGGGTACGTGCCCTCGTACTCGACGGGGTTGGCGGTGGCGAGGACGTGGAACGGCCGGGGCAGGGGCGTGGTGCGCCCCTCGACGGTGACCTGTCCCTCCTGCATCGCCTCCAGCAGCGCGGCCTGCGTCTTCGGGCTCGTCCGGTTGATCTCGTCGGCCAGCAGCAGCCCGGTGAACACCGGGCCGGGACGGAACGCGAAGTCGCGGGTGGCCGGGTCCCAGACGAACGAGCCGGTGACGTCCGACGGAAGCAGGTCCGGCGTGCACTGCAGGCGGGCGAACTGCAGCCCGAGCGCGGCCGCGAGGCTGCGGGCGGCGAGGGTCTTGCCGAGCCCGGGCACGTCCTCGAACAGCACGTGGCCCCCGGCCAGCACGGCGGCGAGCGCGACGCGCAGCGGCTCGCGCATGCCGACGACGGCGGTGCCGACGGCGTCGAGCACGCCGGTCGCGAGCCGGGTGACCTCTCCGGCGGGCAGGGGCTGCGGGGCGGGGTCGGTCACGGGCTGCTCCTCGGGGTGCCGGTCGTGCCGCGGCGGGCGAGCCCGGCCGCGCGCCGGACGTCGTCGAGGGCGGAGGGAGCCCCGGCCCGCGCGTCGAGGCGGCGCAGCCGCTCGGCGAGCAGGGCGCGGTCCCCCGCGTCGGTCCGGGCGCCCTCGACCTGCCGTGCGGTGAGGGCGACCTCCTGCCGGCCCGGGCGCGTGCGCGGGGCGGGCCGGTCGGGCCAGCGCTGCTCGAGCGGCTCCTCGAACCGGACGGCGAGGGCGAGCACCGCCACGAGCACGCACAGCCCGACCGCGCGGCCGGCACCTATCCCGACGAACCAGCAGAGCCCGCCCGTCGCCGCCGCCAGCGCGAGGGCGCCGAGCCGTCGCCGCAGGCTCGGCACGGGCCACGCGACGGGGCTCACGCGCCGACCTCGACGGCTCGCAGCAGCGAGGCGAGCGCGGCACGGGCCGCGTCGGCCTCCGCCGGCGTCACCTCGCGCGCCGGCGTGCCCGGGGCGGCGAAGCGCACCCGCGAGTACGTGCGCCGCAGCCCCTCCAGGGCGGCGCGGTCGAGCCCGGGCGCGCTGCGGGCCAGCCGCGCGGCGAACTCGGTGGGGGTGTCGGTCCAGCGGCGGGCCGCGCCGGTGCCGGTGGCGGCGCGCTCGAGCTCCGCCCAGCACGCGACGACGACGTCCGCGAGGTGCCCGGGCGGGACGTCGGCCAGCCGCAGCAGGCCGCTGCGGGCCGCGGCGGCGAGGGCGGCGGCGTCCGGGTCGGCCGTCACGGCCTCGTCGGGCGGGCCGCCCCCGTCGTCCTCGCCGTCCGCGCTGTCGGCCGGCGCGTCCCGGCGGGCGCTCAGCAGCGAGCGCACGAGCAGCGCGAGCGCGAGGCTCGTCGCCACGACGGCGGCGGCGACCTCCAGCGGCACACCCGCGACGGCGTCGCCGTAGCGGGGCGGGTCGACGTCGACGACGCGCTCGCCCGCGGGGTCCGCCGTCGGCTGCGCGACCTCGAGCGGGCGGATTCGGTCGGCGGGGCTGTCGCCGGACAGCGGGACGGGCCCGAGCCCGACCGCGAGCAGGACGGCGGCGAGGCCGAGGAGCGCGGGCACGGCCACCCACGCGGCCGGCGGGCCACCGCCCGCCGGGCCGCGCGCCGTCCCACCCCCGCCGGTCACCGCCCTCGCCCCGGTCACCGTCTCATCCCACCACACGGGAACGACACGGCCCGCGCGCCTGTTGAGCCTGGTGACACCGACGCGCGGCCCACGCGCGACCGAGGAGGACGCATGCTGTTCGGCTCCCGCACCGCCACCCCCGTGACCCGCGACCAGGCCCTGCCCGGCCGCCCGACGCCCGTCACCGTGCCCGGCCGGCACGTGGTCAAGGGCACGTCGCTCACACCGCCGTGGCCGGAGGGCCACGAGGTGCTGTACGTGGCGATGGGCTGCTTCTGGGGCGCCGAGCGCATCTTCTGGCGCCTCGACGGCGTCCACACCACCGCCGTCGGCTACATGGGCGGCTACACGCCCAACTCCACCTACGAGGAGACGTGCACCGGGCGCACCGGGCACACCGAGACGGCGATGGTGGTGTACGACCCGGCCGTGGTGTCGCTCGAGCGGCTGTTCAAGGAGTTCTGGGAGAACCACGACCCGACGACGCCGAACCGGCAGGGCAACGACGTCGGCACGCAGTACCGCTCGGCCGTCTTCACGACGACCGACGCACAGCTGGCGGCCGCGCGGGAGTCCCGCGAGCGCTACCAGCGGGCGCTGAGCGCCGAGGGCTACGGCCAGGTCGTCACCGAGATCCGTCCCGCCGCCGAGGCCGGCGAGTTCTTCTACGCCGAGGACTACCACCAGCAGTACCTGCAGCGGAACCCGAACGGGTACTGCAACCACGGCTTCTGCCAGGTCGGCTACGACATGGCCGCGCACGGCCAGGTCGCGAGGGCGCAGCTGCCCGAGGCCTGACCCGTCAGGTCCAGCGGACGGTGCGGACGGCGCTCGTGCCGGTCGCGTGGTCGGCGTCGCCCGGCGCCACCACGCGGTAGGCCTCGCTGCCGGCGGTCGTGCGACGCACCTGGAAGCGGTAGCCGCTCGTGCCCGACAGGGTCTGGGAGGTCACCCGGCGCCAGCCGTCGGCGACCCGGCGCTCCAGGTGCACCGTGCTCCCGGCGTGCGCGGGCGACACGGTGCCGGCGACCTCGACGGTGCCGCCCCGGGGAGCCGTCGCGCGGCTGAGCGCGCTCGACACCGCCGTCGCGACGTCGACCCGGTGCGCGGGCCCGCCGGAGCCGAGGACGGAGCCCCGGCCGGGCACCCGCACCTGGTAGTCGGCGTGCCACGACGGGCGGTGCTGCAGCCGCGCGGTGCCCGACGCCGACGTCGTCGCCGTCGCGACCCTCGTCCAGCCGGTCGCGCCCCGCTTCCGCACGTGCAGCTCGACGGGGACCCCGGCCAGGGCCGTGCCGTCGGTCCGCCGCGCGACGGCGTCGACGGCGACGGTCTGCCCGTACACCGCGGACCGGCGCGTGGCGGTGCTGGTGACGCTGCTGCCGTGCCACACCCCGACCGCCCGGCGACCGGTGTTCCCGACCGCGTCGCGGGGGAAGACCGCCACCGCGTGGTAGCCGCCCTGCGCAAGACCGGTGACCGTCACCTGCGTCGCGCTGCCGCGGTAGACGACCCGCCCGTCGCTCGGCGACGACGGCGCCGTCCGGCCCGGGCGCGTCACGACCGTCACCCCGGCGAAGTCGGGGTCCGCCGGCGGTGACCAGCGCAGCGCGACGCTGCCCCAGCCCGGCGTGCTCGACAGCCCGCGCACGGGGCCGGGTGGCGTCGTGTCGACCGGGGTGACCGCGGGCGACGGCGCCGACGGCGCCCCGGGCCCGGCGGCGTTGGTCGCGGTGACGACGAAGCGGTACGCGGTGCCGTTCGTCAGCCCGGTGACGACGGCGGACCGGGCGGTGGGCCCGGTCTGCAGGCTCCGCCCTCCCGGCTCGACCGTGACGGTGTAGCCGGTCACGCTCAGGCCCTCGCCGTCGGCCTCCTGCCAGCTCACCGTCGCCCGCTCGTCGCCCGCCACGGCGGTGACGCCCGGCGGGGCGAGCGGCGGCAGGGGCGACACGTCGACGAGGTGCACGGCCCCTGGGACCTGCTGACCGGCGACGAGCACACCGTCGGGCACCGGGAGCAGGGCGCCGTCGGCGCGGGCACCGCCACGCTGCAGCACGTCGGCGCTCGCTCCCCCGGCTCCCCGGCCGGTGCCGACGACGTAGCGGTCCAGCGCCGCGGCGCGACCGGACCACGTCGGCTGCCCCGACCACAGCGTCCCGTCGTCGGCCTCCGCGACCGAGGCCCCGCCGACGAGGAAGGTGGCGGACTCGGTCAGCAGCCCCCGCTGCGTGTCGACGGTGCGCAGCCGCTGCGCGGACGACGGCGCGCTCAGCTGCACGAGCCCGGCGGGCGACACCGCGAGCGGACCGGTCTGCAGCCACGCGTCGACGTCCGGCACGTCGCCGGAGCCGGGCAGCACGGGGGTCCGCAGCGGCGTACCGTCGAGGGGGACGACCACGACGGCGTGCCGGGCCCCCTGTCCGCCGCGGACCCGGGTGACGAGGACGACCTCGCCCCGCTCCCGGTCGACGACCATGGGCTGCCGGCGGGTCGTGCTGAGGAACTCCACGGGCTGCAGCCGGGTGGCGGCTCCCGCGGCGCCCGCGACGGGCAGCTCCGCCCCGCCCCCGGCGAGCGTCCGCCAGGTGCCGTCCGGCTGCTGGGCCCGCAGCCAGCACTCCTGCGGCCCGCAGAGCACCGCGACGACCCGACCGTCGGGGGCGAGGTCGGCCGTCCACTGCACCCGGTCCCGCAGGTAGGTGGCCTCGATCCCGAGGCCGCGGGCCGCGTCCCGGACGTCGGCGACGACCTCGACGACCGGGCCTGAGGGCGTGGGCACCTCGCGACGGACGTCCACGGCGCTCACGACCGCGAGGTCGCCGTCGAGCGGGTGGTGCACGAGCCGGTGGACGCCCTCCGGCAGCCCGACCCGGGCCGAGGGGGTGCCGTCCGGCGAGCCGAAGCGGTGCAGGTCGTGACGGCCGAGAAGGACCCGGCCGCCCGTCCCGAGGTCGGACCCGTCGACCGCGAAGGCCCGCAGCGCGTGGTCGCACGCGACGACGACGTCGTCCCCGCGCACGGCCAGGGCGGCGGTGCCGCAGTCGCTGTCGGACCGGTCGCCGGTCAGGTCGGCGTGGTCCGCGACGGTGCGCACGGAACCGCCGTCGACCACCCGGACGGAGAGCTCCCTGGGGGCGAGGGCGGTCTCGTCCAGGTAGGCGAGCACGCCGTCACCGGCCGTGAGCGCCGCCGCGTGCATCGGGGCACCGAGCGCGGGACCGTCCGTCGCCTCGCCGGGCTCCGGGTACCGACCACCGCCGGGACCGCTGCCGGCCACCAGGACGGGGGGGAGCCCGGCCGTCCGGTCGTGGCGGTAGATGCCGAAGATGCGCGCCTCGTACAGCGCGCCGTCGGGTCCTTCCGCGAACGTGCCGGCGGACGTGCCGGACAGCGGGGCCGGCACGGTCCCGTCGACCCACCCCGGCGGCAGCAGGCCGGTCGTCCCGCTGCGGCCGTCGGGGCCGCGCCGGATGTCCACCACCATGGAGCCGTCGCGCAGGACGAGCCTCGGGTCGACCCACCAGGCCGCACCGACCTGCGGCGGGCGGCGGACGCTCAGCCGGTGCCGGGAGTCGATCGTGGCGACGTACTGGTTGCCGCGCAGCAGCCACAGGACGCCGTCGTCCGCACGCGTCAGCTGCGAGGCAGCCGGCAGTCCCACGTCCCGGGCGTCCCACGTGGGGGGTACCGGCACGTCCCACGTGGTGCCCGACGCCGCCACGTCGGGCCCGGGCGTGCCGTAGCGGACGTCGACGGTCCCTGCGCGCGGGTCCAGCGCGCGCAGCTGGCGGGTCGACTGCTCCTGCACGAGGAGCGTGCCGTCGGGCTCCACGGCGAGCGCGCGTGGGGCGGGTGTGACCAGCGCCTCGGTCGCCGGCCCGCCGTCGCCGAGCCGCCCCCCGAGCACGTGCGAGACGCGGGGGCGCGGCTGCTCGCGGTCGCCGTCGGTGGCGAGCGCGGCGCCGACGTCGGCCGTCGCCGGTCCCACCAGGCCGACCAGGCCCACCGCGACGGCAGCCGGCAGCAGCAGCGCAGCGACGAGCGCGCGCACCACGAGACCACGCATGTCCCCCACCTCCTCGCGGACCGTAGTCGAGGCGCGCCGCGCCCGAAGGGCGTTCCCTCACCTCCGCCCCGGACGGCGTCGGGCCGGTCCCCCGTCCCCGCCGACGACCGCGCGACGAGCGCGAGCACCACCCCGCCGAGCACGAGGCAGAAACCGACGACCTGCAGGGCGGTGAGCGCCTCGCCGAACCACCACCACGCGAGCACGGCGGCCCCGACGGGCTCGAGGGTGGCGACGACGGTCACGAGGGTCGCCGGGATCCACCGCAGCGCGGCCGTCTCGGCCGCGAAGGGCGAGAGCGTGCCGAGGACGACGACCCACGCGACCACGAGGACGAGCGCCACCTCACCTGCGCCGAGCGCGTCGGGCAGCGCGACCGGCTGCCCCGTCCAGCCGCCGAGCGAGCGCCACGGCACGAAGGCGAGCGAGAGCAGCCCCGGCACGGCGAAGCCCCAGAACGTCGTCGACAGCGCGTCGCGGGTGCGGACGATGCGCTCCCCGAGCAGGAAGTACGTCGCGAAGGACCCGGCCGCGACGAGCCCGGCCACCACCCCTACGGTGTCGAGCTCGACGTCGCCGCCGAGCCCGAGGGCGAGGGCGAGGCCGCCGAGGCTGAGGGCGAGGGCGGGCCACAGCAGGGCGCTGACCCGCTCGCGCAGCACGAAGCGGGCGACGAGCGCCACGAGCAGCGGCGCGAGGTACTCCAGCAGCAGGGCGAGACCGATCGGCAGCCGCTGGATGGCGACGAAGTAGCTCACCTGCACGAGTCCCACCCCGCCGAGGCCGTAGGCGAGCAGCAGCGGCACCTCCCGGGCGCGCAGCCGGAGCCGGGAGGCGCGCCCGGTGGCCAGCAGCACGAGCAGGAGCACCAGGGCCGTGCCCGCGATCCGGACGGCCGCCAGCGGGACGGGGTCGACGCCGTTGGTCAGCGCGAGCCGCGACACCCCGGCGTTGACGACGAACAGCGCGATGCCGAGCAGGACGAGCGTCCACCCGCGGCCGAGGTGCGCCCCGGGCGCTTCGGGACGGACGGGCGCCTGGACGCCGGGTTCGGTCACCGGCGCAGTGTGCCCGGGGCGGGCCGCTCAGCCGGCGAGCGTCCCGCCGAACACCTGCCACGCGAGCGCGGACTTCGCCGTGAGGCTCAGCAGGATGTACGTCCGCTCCCCCACCACGTAGCGCCGCCACGGGCCGACGCGGGCGTACTGCAGCCCCTGCACGACGGCGAAGGAGTTGAAGAAGAGGAAGAGCGAGATGATGATCGCGAAGACGAAGGTCGGCGGCTCGGCGCCGGACGTCGCCCCTGGCGCGACGACGTAGAGCAGGATCGCGAGCCACGGCACGGCCCCGGCCACGCAGCCCATGACGAAGGGCAGCCACCGGCCGCTGCCGGGCTCCTCGTAGCGCTCCTGCAGCCAGCCGAAGAGGATCATCGACGCGTTGACGCCGAACAGGCCGATGAGGGCGGCGGCGTCGGCGATGCCGGTCAGCTGCGCGATGAGCACGACCATGACCGACGACGACAGCGCGTACTCCACCCAGCGATAGAAGTTGTGGTGGTCGGCGAGGCCGCGCAGGTAGCGCTCGTGCACCCGCGGCAGCGACACGAGCACGTGGAAGGACGCCGACAGCGCGAGGAACAGCGCGACGCCCAGCGCGAGCGGGGAGTCGAACAGCGTGACGGTCTCGTACCGTCCGGCCCCCGGCGGGCCCGCGAGGTACGACGCCGTGACCGGCAGGGTGAAGTCGGTGGCGAGCGCGAGCACGACGACCGCCTGCACGGCGTGCAGGACGGCGGCGACGACGTTGTCCCGCCGCAGGTGCGCGAGGGACCCCGTCGTGTCGTGCGCCGGGTCGACCTCCGGCTCGTGCGGCGTGCCGACGACGTGGGCGGCGGCGGGCGTGCGGTCCGTCATCTCCAATTCTCAGCATGCTGAGGGAATCGGCGCGACCCGGGACGGCGTGACCTCAGGGCGTGACGAGCCGGACGGGGCTGGCGTAGGCGAGCGCCCGGTTGTTGCTCGGGTGACCGGACGGTCCCGGCTGCAGGTTGCGGAGGGTCGGGTCCGCGACCCGCACGACGAGCCACGGCACCTCCTCGGCGTCCCAGCCGCCCTGCAGGTCGACAGCGACCTCCGCCACCTGACCGGAGCGGGCGGGCGCGACGGCGAGGACGGTCGGCACCGTGAGGCCCCGGGTGAGGACCTGGACCTCGAGCTCGCGGCCGGTGTGCTCGGGTCCGGTCTCGACGTCGACCGACACGGTCAGCGACGTCGTGCCGCCGGGCACGTCGAGGGCGCCGCCCATCCGGACGGCGCCCGCGCCGGGCGCGGAGCCGTCGCCGGCCTCCACGACGCAGTCCAGCCGCAGGCCGGGCTCGCGCGTGGCGAAGAAGCGCCGCGCGAGCAGCGCCTCGCGCACGCCCGCGCGGTCCCAGGAGCGCACCCACAGCCCGGAGCGGCCGCGCCCGGGCTCGAAGCCCCAGCGCCGCCCGTGCTCGTCGGAGACCCCGAGCAGCCCGGGCCGCCAGCCCGCGTCCAGGCACTCCAGCAGGGGGCTGGCCTGGCCGAGCCGGTAGCCCTCGAACAGGTAGTCGTCGTCGCGGTTGAAGACCTCGAGGCTCACCATGCGCTCGGTGAGGCGCGGCTCGTGGCGGAAGGCGTCGAAGCGCAGCGGCTCCCGACCGGGGTGGTTGTAGCCGAACAGGGCGTCGTCGCCGGAGCGAGAGGCCACGAGCCACTCGTGCAGCCCGGCGACGCCGAGCCGGTCGTCCGGCGGCAGCCACTCCTCGCTGAACCACACGTTGACGTGGCCGAGGTGCGGGGTCGTCCACTCGAAGCCGCGCACGGCCGTGAAGCCGCCCGGGTCGTCGAAGCGCTCGGCGATCTCCGTCGCCCGCAGGAAGTCCGCCTGCTCGATCGTCTTGACCGGCATGCCCGCCCACGGCACCACCTCGCGGACCCGCTCGAGCGCGTCGGGGTCGGCGAAGCCCGCGTGGTCGGTGAGGGCCGCGGCGTCGAGGCCGGACGCGCGCATGCACGCGAAGGCGTCGTCGGCGTGGCCCGCCCCGTCGGACAGGTCGCTGTGGTTGTGCAGGTCGGCGTGCAGCACCTGCGTGCCCGCCACGAGGTCGGCGTGGCGCGTCGCGGCGAGCCCGCTCGTGCGCGACGGCCCGGGTCGCGGCTCCTCGCCCCGCGAGTGCGGCCGCAGGAGCAGGGCGCCCGCGCGGCCCTCGACGCCGGCCGTCACCGCGCGAGGAAGCCGAGCAGGTCCAGGCGCGTGAGCACGCCGACGGGCTTGCCGTCGTCGACCACGAGCACCGCGTCGCCGAGGGTGAGGGCCTCGCGCAGCGCGTCGACGGACTCCCCGGCCCCGATGAGCGGCAGCGGGGAGTCCATGTGCGCCTCGACGGGGTCGGCCAGGCTCGCCCGGCCGGTGAAGACCAGCTCGAGCAGGTGCTCCTCGGTCACCGCCCCCGCGACCTCGCCGCTGGTGACGGGCGGCTCGGCCTTGACGACGGGCATCTGGGAGACGCCGTACTCGCGCAGGATTCCGATCGCGTCGCGGATCGTCTCGTTCGGGTGGGTGTGGACGAGCGCCGGCAGGTCGCCCGCCTTGGCGCGCAGCACGTCGCCCGCGGTGCGGCCGCCCTCGGCGGGCAGGAACCCGTACGACGACATCCAGCGGTCGTCGAAGATCTTCGACAGGTAGCCACGGCCGGAGTCCGGCAGCAGCACGACGACCACCGCGTCGTCGCGGCCCTCGCGCGCCAGGCGCTGCGCGACGCGGAGCGCGCCGACCGCGGCCATGCCGCACGAGCCGCCCACGAGCAGGCCCTCCTCGCGGGCGAGGCGGCGGGTCATGTGGAAGGAGTCCGCGTCGGACACCGCGACGATCTCGTCGGGCACCTCGGGGTCGTACGCGCTCGGCCAGAAGTCCTCGCCCACGCCCTCGACGAGGTACGGCCGACCGGTGCCGCCGGAGTACACGCTGCCCTCCGGGTCGACGCCAACCACCTGCACGGGCCCGCCCTCACGGTCCGCGCTCTGCTCCTTGAGGTAGCGGCCGGTGCCGGTGATGGTGCCGCCCGTGCCGACGCCGCAGACGAAGTGGGTGACGCGGCCCTCGGTGTCGTCCCACACCTCGGGGCCCGTGCTCTCGTAGTGGCTGGCCGGGCCGGCGGGGTTGGAGTACTGGTCGGGCTTCCAGCCGCCGGGCAGCTCGCGGGCGAGCCGGTCGGAGACGGAGTAGTACGAG is part of the Aquipuribacter sp. SD81 genome and harbors:
- a CDS encoding cystathionine beta-synthase, producing the protein MRYASSVVDLVGGTPLVRLNSVTAGLWEGAGSGRGPLVLAKVEYLNPGGSVKDRIALKMVQAAEESGALRPGGTIVEPTSGNTGVGLALVAQQRGYRCVFVCPDKVSEDKRNVLRAYGAEVVVCPTAVEPSHPDSYYSVSDRLARELPGGWKPDQYSNPAGPASHYESTGPEVWDDTEGRVTHFVCGVGTGGTITGTGRYLKEQSADREGGPVQVVGVDPEGSVYSGGTGRPYLVEGVGEDFWPSAYDPEVPDEIVAVSDADSFHMTRRLAREEGLLVGGSCGMAAVGALRVAQRLAREGRDDAVVVVLLPDSGRGYLSKIFDDRWMSSYGFLPAEGGRTAGDVLRAKAGDLPALVHTHPNETIRDAIGILREYGVSQMPVVKAEPPVTSGEVAGAVTEEHLLELVFTGRASLADPVEAHMDSPLPLIGAGESVDALREALTLGDAVLVVDDGKPVGVLTRLDLLGFLAR